A single Micromonospora luteifusca DNA region contains:
- a CDS encoding bifunctional cytidylyltransferase/SDR family oxidoreductase — protein sequence MTQDQTTGPDATAETSVPWRPSRTVAVVLAGGTGTRLGLGIPKQLLKIAGKPIIEHTLAVFEAAPEIDEIIVLMAAGHVDDARQIVEKAGLRKVTKVIEGGDTRNATTRIALDAVGPADCNILFHDAVRPLLSGRIVRECVNALWTYDAVDVAIPSADTIIQVDDNDCITDIPVRSRLRRGQTPQAFRSPTIREAYRIAEDDPDFAATDDCGVVLRYLPGTPIKVIDGSDENIKVTHPVDVHLADKLFQLAAAQAPRLTDHRSYSEELTGRTIVVFGGSYGIGHELTELARRYGAQVFPFSRSSTGTHVERAKDVGAALTTAFEATGRIDHVVVTAGILEKGALAEMDEETMDRLLQVNFVGPVTIARQALPYLQQTKGQLLLYTSSSYTRGRARYALYSATKAALVNLTQALADEWADVGVRVNCINPERTATPMRTRAFGEEPEHTLLAAEAVAQSSLDVLISDLTGQVIDVRRAPGDGPAPSVPTQSGSSQVEAPASAASAN from the coding sequence ATGACGCAGGACCAGACCACTGGCCCGGACGCCACAGCGGAGACCTCGGTGCCGTGGCGGCCCTCACGGACGGTGGCGGTGGTTCTGGCCGGAGGCACCGGGACCCGGTTGGGCCTCGGCATCCCGAAGCAACTGCTGAAGATCGCCGGCAAGCCGATCATCGAGCACACCCTGGCGGTCTTCGAGGCCGCCCCGGAGATCGACGAGATCATCGTGCTGATGGCGGCCGGCCACGTCGACGACGCCCGGCAGATCGTCGAAAAGGCGGGTCTGCGCAAGGTCACCAAGGTGATCGAGGGCGGTGACACCCGCAACGCCACCACCCGGATCGCACTGGACGCGGTCGGCCCGGCGGACTGCAACATCCTCTTCCACGACGCGGTGCGCCCGCTGCTCAGCGGCAGGATCGTGCGGGAGTGCGTCAACGCGCTCTGGACCTACGACGCCGTGGACGTGGCCATTCCGTCCGCGGACACGATCATCCAGGTGGACGACAACGACTGCATCACCGACATCCCGGTGCGGTCCCGGCTGCGCCGCGGGCAGACCCCGCAGGCGTTCCGCTCCCCCACGATCCGCGAGGCGTACCGGATCGCCGAGGACGACCCGGACTTCGCCGCCACCGACGACTGCGGCGTGGTGCTGCGCTACCTGCCCGGCACCCCGATCAAGGTGATCGACGGTTCGGACGAGAACATCAAGGTCACCCACCCGGTCGACGTACACCTGGCGGACAAGCTCTTCCAGCTCGCCGCGGCGCAGGCGCCCCGGCTGACCGACCACCGCAGCTACAGCGAGGAGCTGACCGGCCGCACCATCGTGGTGTTCGGCGGCAGCTACGGCATCGGCCACGAGTTGACCGAGCTGGCCCGGCGCTACGGCGCCCAGGTCTTCCCGTTCAGCCGTTCCAGCACCGGCACCCACGTGGAGCGGGCCAAGGACGTCGGGGCCGCGTTGACGACCGCCTTCGAGGCCACCGGTCGGATCGACCACGTGGTGGTCACCGCCGGCATCCTGGAGAAGGGCGCCCTCGCCGAGATGGACGAGGAGACCATGGACCGGCTGCTCCAGGTCAACTTCGTCGGCCCGGTGACCATCGCCCGCCAGGCCCTTCCGTACCTGCAGCAGACCAAGGGTCAACTGCTGCTCTACACGTCCAGCTCCTACACCCGGGGCCGGGCCCGCTACGCGCTCTACTCGGCCACCAAGGCGGCCCTGGTCAACCTCACCCAGGCGCTCGCCGACGAGTGGGCCGACGTCGGCGTCCGCGTCAACTGCATCAACCCGGAACGGACCGCCACGCCCATGCGGACGCGGGCGTTCGGCGAGGAGCCGGAGCACACCCTGCTCGCCGCGGAGGCAGTCGCCCAGTCGTCACTGGACGTGCTGATCTCCGACCTGACCGGCCAGGTGATCGACGTACGCCGGGCGCCCGGCGACGGGCCCGCGCCGAGCGTGCCGACCCAGTCCGGGTCGAGTCAGGTCGAGGCGCCGGCCAGCGCGGCGTCCGCGAACTGA
- a CDS encoding DUF952 domain-containing protein, translating into MIYKLLSSAEWDAALAAGAFAGAPVDHESGFIHLSGADQVVETARRHFAGATGLTLLSVEEERLGDALRWEPSRGGQLFPHVYGPLPVTAVVAAQALPADTPAADAVAALLG; encoded by the coding sequence GTGATCTACAAACTGCTGTCGAGCGCCGAATGGGACGCTGCCCTCGCCGCCGGCGCTTTCGCCGGCGCACCCGTGGACCACGAGTCCGGTTTCATCCACCTCTCCGGTGCCGACCAGGTGGTGGAGACCGCCCGCCGGCACTTCGCCGGGGCGACCGGGTTGACCCTGCTCAGCGTGGAGGAGGAGCGGCTGGGCGACGCGCTGCGCTGGGAGCCGTCGCGTGGCGGGCAACTCTTCCCGCACGTGTACGGCCCGCTGCCGGTCACGGCGGTGGTGGCGGCGCAGGCGTTGCCGGCGGACACCCCGGCCGCCGACGCGGTGGCCGCCCTGCTGGGCTGA
- a CDS encoding response regulator transcription factor produces the protein MRILLVEDDRRVAAALSSALTRRGYEVEHAATVAAALCAAPCDLVLLDLTLPDGDGTDLCRELRRRSSHLGIIAVTARGEERDRVLGLRLGADDYVVKPFSMVELQARIEAVLRRATNAAPERHLIEAGSVHIDVPARTVTVDGRAVTLTRKEFDVLLSLARQPGVAVPRDRILLDAWGTTWADRHTVEVHVGSLRGKLGDARLVETVRGVGYRLRHA, from the coding sequence GTGCGGATCCTGCTGGTGGAGGACGACCGCCGGGTGGCCGCTGCGCTCTCTTCCGCCCTGACCCGCCGTGGGTACGAGGTCGAGCACGCGGCCACCGTCGCCGCCGCACTCTGCGCTGCCCCGTGCGACCTGGTGCTGCTCGACCTGACCCTGCCTGACGGCGACGGCACCGATCTGTGCCGGGAACTGCGGCGGCGTAGCAGCCACCTCGGCATCATCGCGGTGACCGCGCGGGGCGAGGAACGCGATCGGGTGTTGGGCCTGCGCCTCGGCGCGGACGACTACGTCGTCAAGCCGTTCTCGATGGTGGAGTTGCAGGCCCGGATCGAGGCGGTACTGCGCCGGGCCACGAACGCCGCACCGGAGCGACACCTCATCGAGGCCGGGTCGGTGCACATCGACGTGCCCGCCCGGACGGTGACCGTGGACGGCCGCGCTGTCACGTTGACCCGCAAGGAGTTCGACGTGCTGCTCTCGCTGGCCCGCCAGCCCGGGGTGGCGGTGCCCCGCGACCGCATCCTGCTCGACGCCTGGGGCACCACCTGGGCCGACCGGCACACGGTCGAGGTGCACGTCGGGTCGCTGCGCGGCAAGCTCGGCGACGCCCGCCTGGTGGAGACCGTCCGCGGCGTCGGCTACCGGCTGCGTCATGCGTGA
- a CDS encoding DUF6077 domain-containing protein produces the protein MTQVEDAAVAPAPADQRNAPSAGARPGGTSRPGRGRGLIGRVNAAVAAAPVVVTDAAVVSFAIWTLLYHLNLGLDLRPSVVFLIWVVLQPVAAYVAWRLRRRDPVARRADDEAAAAPTEAPVDRASLLRRYALPVGAAVGAALFAALGNGALSWWLAAGLGLVSVVSAWLTLARRGGAADTVAAPAVQATTPVQGYVVLVLSLAAAYFATLISRVSLDDVFYVGKSVWVAERDNIPFRDFLFTEGVLPGGSANPPLPSFEVFVGALARALHVHTASVLWYLLLPVLAVFTIFALWRLVLRWAPRRPLVVFVVALAYILLVAYYADALNTYHLPRLTQGKSVFVHALIPLAWVYLTDYLEHRSRRALILLTLLSVAGVGYTTTAVILLPLLGAAVGVVLLATRRPRQAVLCFAAASVYPLLSGALVQVLRGGVEEAAATYSPLLPLRTIYELTLWLGILGVIGGLAVWWSPLLLRRGAPQQLAAGAALAITVLMVPGLLKFGGDLSGLTAVLWRVPWILPVPALVGVLAVIRLPGLARTSRVLAFALPVVLVFAFYTQGEPMWKGDAVQTEPTWRMPDNRKAASFWIKKLDRPAGLVLAPSSVMRALPQVTSEVRVVLPRDLYLVDYGSETPFAQDRLLLAKFADGEFVSIPEVAAAMGRVGVGMVCAWKGNTAVADAAPILGLEAFASRKAPGAMVCYRAVAPGSTTGGS, from the coding sequence GTGACGCAAGTCGAAGACGCTGCTGTGGCTCCAGCGCCAGCTGACCAGAGGAACGCCCCGAGCGCGGGTGCTCGACCTGGCGGCACCAGCCGGCCCGGACGGGGTCGCGGTCTGATCGGGCGGGTCAACGCCGCGGTGGCGGCGGCGCCCGTCGTGGTCACCGACGCGGCGGTGGTGAGCTTCGCCATCTGGACGCTGCTCTACCACCTCAACCTCGGCCTCGACCTGCGCCCGTCCGTCGTCTTCCTCATCTGGGTCGTCCTGCAGCCGGTCGCCGCGTACGTGGCCTGGAGGCTGCGCCGTCGCGACCCCGTGGCGCGGCGTGCCGACGACGAGGCCGCGGCCGCGCCGACCGAGGCGCCCGTCGACCGCGCGTCGCTGCTGCGTCGTTACGCCCTGCCGGTGGGCGCCGCGGTCGGCGCGGCGCTGTTCGCCGCCCTCGGCAACGGGGCGCTGAGCTGGTGGCTGGCGGCCGGGCTCGGCCTGGTCTCGGTCGTCTCCGCCTGGCTTACCCTGGCCCGCCGCGGCGGCGCGGCCGACACGGTCGCCGCGCCGGCCGTCCAGGCGACCACGCCGGTGCAGGGGTACGTGGTCCTCGTCCTCTCCCTGGCCGCCGCCTACTTCGCCACACTGATCAGCCGGGTGTCGCTCGACGACGTCTTCTACGTCGGCAAGTCCGTCTGGGTCGCCGAGCGTGACAACATCCCGTTCCGGGACTTCCTGTTCACCGAGGGTGTCCTGCCGGGCGGTTCGGCGAACCCGCCGCTGCCCTCCTTCGAGGTGTTCGTCGGGGCGCTGGCCCGCGCCCTGCACGTGCACACGGCGTCGGTGTTGTGGTACCTCCTGCTGCCGGTCCTGGCCGTCTTCACGATCTTCGCGCTGTGGCGGCTCGTGTTGCGGTGGGCTCCGCGGCGCCCGCTGGTCGTGTTCGTCGTCGCGCTGGCCTACATCCTGCTCGTGGCGTACTACGCCGACGCGCTGAACACCTACCACCTGCCCCGGCTGACCCAGGGCAAGAGCGTCTTCGTCCACGCACTCATCCCACTCGCCTGGGTGTACCTCACCGACTACCTGGAGCACCGCTCCCGGCGTGCCCTGATCCTGCTCACGCTGCTCTCCGTGGCGGGTGTCGGCTACACCACCACCGCGGTCATCCTGCTGCCCCTGCTCGGCGCCGCGGTCGGCGTGGTGCTGCTCGCCACCCGGCGACCGCGGCAGGCCGTCCTGTGCTTCGCGGCCGCCTCGGTCTACCCGTTGCTGTCGGGTGCGCTCGTCCAGGTCCTGCGCGGTGGGGTGGAGGAGGCCGCCGCGACGTACTCACCGCTGCTGCCGCTGCGGACCATCTACGAGCTCACGCTCTGGCTCGGTATCCTCGGTGTCATCGGTGGGCTCGCCGTCTGGTGGTCGCCTCTCCTGCTCCGTCGCGGGGCGCCGCAGCAACTCGCCGCCGGCGCCGCGCTGGCGATCACGGTCCTGATGGTCCCCGGCCTGTTGAAGTTCGGCGGTGACCTCAGCGGTCTGACGGCGGTGCTCTGGCGGGTGCCGTGGATCCTGCCCGTGCCGGCGCTCGTCGGTGTTCTCGCGGTCATCCGCCTGCCCGGGCTGGCCCGGACGAGCCGGGTCCTCGCCTTCGCCCTCCCGGTGGTCCTGGTGTTCGCCTTCTACACCCAGGGCGAGCCGATGTGGAAGGGCGACGCGGTCCAGACGGAGCCGACCTGGCGGATGCCGGACAACCGCAAGGCCGCCTCCTTCTGGATCAAGAAGCTGGACCGCCCCGCCGGCCTGGTGCTCGCCCCGTCGTCGGTCATGCGGGCGCTGCCGCAGGTCACCTCGGAGGTCCGGGTGGTGCTGCCTCGCGACCTGTATCTCGTCGACTACGGCTCGGAGACGCCGTTCGCGCAGGACCGGCTGCTGCTCGCGAAGTTCGCCGACGGAGAATTCGTCTCCATCCCCGAGGTCGCCGCGGCCATGGGCAGGGTGGGCGTGGGCATGGTGTGTGCGTGGAAGGGCAACACGGCCGTCGCCGATGCCGCCCCCATCCTGGGACTGGAAGCCTTCGCATCGAGGAAGGCACCTGGCGCCATGGTCTGCTATCGCGCCGTCGCACCCGGCTCGACAACCGGGGGATCCTGA
- a CDS encoding sensor histidine kinase: MRRRLVISYLLLMVLVLIALETPLAATMASRETEQVRADRLADATRFASLAGPALRDGGPGPIESELTSYDNLYGIGAAIVDRDRSTPVASPRWQPGPVTASVLDIALSGQQTSAPESIWPWTNGPVVVAVPISDGGEVLGAVVIVTPSDPIRRVVTAWWLLLALAGLLAVLACVLTAFGLAGWVLRPVTELDAVTHEIAEGDRGARVQHSLGPPELRRLAASFNHMADVVSDVMDRQRAFVAHASHQLRNPLTALRLRVEELGPSLTDPDGRSEHQLALEETDRLALVLDALLTLARAEREENERVTVDATAVAASRVAAWAPLARHRSVALRLATTDAPAYAQTVPTAVDQALDALIDNAVKFSGAGGAVTVTVARRDNGVTLEVRDSGPGMTESQLGQATERFWRAPDAQNVDGAGLGLTIAAVLVDASDGRLTMRPGESRGLIAALWFPAPELDPSVEPVDDELPADLLPTSAR, translated from the coding sequence ATGCGTCGGCGCCTGGTGATCAGCTACCTGCTGCTGATGGTGCTCGTCCTCATCGCGTTGGAGACACCGCTGGCGGCCACCATGGCCAGCCGCGAAACCGAACAGGTCCGTGCGGACCGGCTCGCCGACGCCACCCGGTTCGCCTCGCTGGCCGGGCCGGCGCTACGCGACGGTGGGCCGGGCCCGATCGAGTCGGAGCTGACCAGCTACGACAATCTCTACGGGATCGGCGCCGCGATCGTCGACCGGGATCGGAGCACCCCGGTCGCGTCGCCGCGGTGGCAGCCAGGCCCGGTGACCGCATCGGTTCTGGACATCGCGTTGTCCGGGCAGCAGACCAGCGCCCCCGAGTCGATCTGGCCGTGGACGAACGGCCCGGTGGTCGTGGCGGTGCCGATCAGCGACGGTGGTGAGGTGCTCGGCGCGGTGGTGATCGTGACCCCTTCCGACCCGATCCGCCGGGTGGTCACCGCGTGGTGGCTGCTGCTCGCCCTCGCCGGTCTGCTCGCCGTGCTCGCCTGCGTGCTCACCGCGTTCGGGCTGGCCGGTTGGGTGTTGCGCCCGGTCACCGAGCTGGACGCGGTCACCCACGAGATCGCCGAGGGCGACCGGGGCGCCCGGGTGCAACACAGCCTGGGCCCGCCGGAGTTACGTCGCCTCGCGGCCAGCTTCAACCACATGGCGGACGTGGTCTCCGACGTGATGGACCGGCAGCGCGCCTTCGTCGCGCATGCCAGCCACCAGCTGCGTAATCCGCTCACCGCGCTACGGCTGCGGGTGGAGGAGTTGGGCCCCAGCCTCACCGACCCGGACGGCCGATCCGAGCACCAGTTGGCGTTGGAGGAGACCGACCGGCTCGCGTTGGTGCTCGACGCGCTGCTCACGCTCGCCCGGGCCGAACGGGAGGAGAACGAGCGGGTCACCGTGGACGCCACCGCGGTGGCCGCGTCCCGGGTGGCCGCGTGGGCGCCGCTGGCCCGGCACCGTTCGGTCGCGCTGCGGCTGGCCACGACCGACGCCCCGGCGTACGCACAGACTGTGCCGACCGCCGTCGACCAGGCGCTGGACGCGTTGATCGACAACGCGGTGAAGTTCAGTGGGGCCGGTGGGGCGGTCACGGTGACCGTGGCCCGCCGCGACAACGGGGTGACCCTGGAAGTGCGCGACTCCGGCCCGGGCATGACCGAGAGTCAGCTCGGCCAGGCGACCGAACGGTTCTGGCGGGCGCCGGACGCGCAGAACGTCGACGGCGCGGGGCTCGGCCTGACCATCGCCGCCGTGCTGGTGGACGCGTCCGACGGGCGGCTCACCATGCGCCCGGGGGAGTCGCGCGGACTGATCGCCGCCCTGTGGTTTCCCGCGCCGGAGCTCGACCCCTCGGTGGAGCCCGTGGACGACGAACTGCCGGCCGATCTACTGCCCACGTCGGCGCGTTAA
- a CDS encoding ABC transporter ATP-binding protein, with protein sequence MTSTQERIPTVVVDDAHIIYRVHQGATGGTTPVAALRRLVKRTNAPNVREVHAVKGVSFTAYRGEAIGLIGSNGSGKSTILRAIAGLLPVNRGAIHTQGQPSLLGVNAALLNDLSGERNVTLGCLAMGMHPDDVAKQAAGIIEFSGINERGDFASLPMRTYSSGMAARLRFSIAAAKKHDVLLIDEALATGDKGFRKRSEQRVRELREGAGTVFLVSHQLSSVRDTCERTIWLESGVLRMDGPTDEVIQAYEAYANSK encoded by the coding sequence ATGACCTCGACCCAGGAGCGCATCCCGACCGTGGTGGTCGACGACGCGCACATCATCTACCGGGTGCACCAGGGGGCTACCGGCGGCACCACGCCGGTCGCCGCGCTGCGCCGCCTGGTCAAGCGCACCAACGCACCGAACGTCCGGGAGGTGCACGCGGTCAAGGGCGTCTCCTTCACCGCGTACCGGGGCGAGGCCATCGGCCTGATCGGCAGCAACGGCTCCGGCAAGTCCACCATCCTGCGGGCCATCGCCGGCCTGCTGCCGGTCAACCGGGGCGCGATCCACACCCAGGGGCAACCGTCGCTGCTGGGCGTGAACGCCGCCCTGCTCAACGACCTCTCCGGCGAGCGCAACGTCACCCTCGGTTGCCTGGCCATGGGCATGCACCCCGACGACGTGGCCAAGCAGGCCGCGGGGATCATCGAGTTCTCCGGGATCAACGAGCGGGGCGACTTCGCCAGCCTGCCGATGCGGACGTACTCCTCCGGCATGGCGGCCCGGCTGCGGTTCTCCATCGCCGCCGCCAAGAAGCACGACGTGCTGCTCATCGACGAGGCGCTCGCCACCGGCGACAAGGGCTTCCGCAAGCGCAGCGAGCAGCGGGTTCGGGAGCTGCGGGAGGGCGCGGGCACGGTGTTCCTCGTCAGCCACCAGCTCTCCTCCGTACGGGACACCTGCGAACGAACGATCTGGTTGGAATCGGGCGTCCTGCGGATGGACGGGCCCACCGACGAGGTCATCCAGGCATACGAGGCGTACGCGAACAGCAAGTAG
- a CDS encoding ABC transporter permease, which translates to MATTALVDPDTGLTQAQLAARHGLRVAGERPSLVEYSRQLWAYRHFIAAYANAKLVASYSNAKLGQLWQVLTPLTNAAVYYLIFGVVLAQKEIPNFIAYLTTGLFIFNFTQSAVLAGTQSISSNLGLIRALHFPRASLPLSTTLTQFQQLLASMVVLLGIVLVTGEPITPEWLLLVPALILQAVFNAGVVLLVARLGSKASDLKQVMPFVLRTWMYGSGVLYSVSLFDRLPGWATTLVQYNPLLVYIELARYTLMEEAPLLNESLTQLWLVGGGWALVAGIGGFIYFWRGEQEYGRG; encoded by the coding sequence ATGGCCACCACCGCGCTGGTCGACCCTGACACGGGCCTGACCCAGGCGCAGCTGGCCGCTCGGCACGGGCTACGGGTCGCCGGTGAGCGACCCTCCCTCGTCGAGTACAGCCGCCAATTGTGGGCCTACCGGCACTTCATCGCCGCGTACGCCAACGCCAAGCTGGTCGCCTCCTACAGCAATGCCAAGCTGGGCCAGCTCTGGCAGGTGCTGACCCCGCTGACCAACGCGGCGGTCTACTACCTGATCTTCGGGGTGGTGCTGGCGCAGAAGGAGATCCCCAACTTCATCGCCTACCTGACCACCGGGCTGTTCATCTTCAACTTCACCCAGAGCGCGGTCCTGGCCGGCACCCAGTCGATCAGCAGCAACCTCGGGTTGATCCGGGCACTGCACTTCCCCCGGGCCAGCCTGCCGCTGTCCACGACGTTGACCCAGTTCCAACAACTGCTGGCCTCGATGGTGGTGCTGCTCGGCATCGTCCTGGTCACCGGCGAGCCGATCACGCCGGAATGGCTGCTGCTGGTGCCGGCGCTGATCCTGCAGGCAGTGTTCAACGCGGGCGTGGTGCTGCTGGTGGCCCGACTGGGCTCCAAGGCGAGCGACCTCAAACAGGTCATGCCGTTCGTCCTGCGCACCTGGATGTACGGCTCCGGCGTCCTCTACAGCGTCAGCCTCTTCGATCGGCTGCCCGGCTGGGCGACGACGCTCGTGCAGTACAACCCGTTGCTGGTCTACATCGAGCTCGCGCGGTACACGCTGATGGAGGAAGCACCGTTGCTCAACGAGTCACTGACCCAGCTGTGGCTGGTCGGCGGCGGGTGGGCGTTGGTCGCCGGAATCGGCGGTTTCATCTACTTCTGGCGCGGCGAACAGGAGTACGGCCGTGGTTGA
- a CDS encoding TetR/AcrR family transcriptional regulator, protein MLRGEITTAIRRALMQELAAVGYGRLSIEAVARRAGVSKTAIYRRWNSKLDLVLEIVAAAAHGKLPALDTGTLRGDLALLFQAVAHALRHPLASQIIPDLLAEAARNPTIDATLRQVLHARQQEIGGRLVTRAVQRGELPGDTDLDAAIDLIVGPLYWRLAIARLPLTDSYLESLVESVAAGLGADSALPRPRVAPISG, encoded by the coding sequence GTGCTCCGTGGCGAGATCACCACGGCCATCCGACGTGCGCTGATGCAGGAACTCGCCGCGGTCGGCTACGGCCGGCTCTCCATCGAGGCAGTGGCTCGCCGCGCCGGCGTCAGCAAGACGGCAATCTACCGACGGTGGAACTCCAAGCTCGACCTGGTGCTGGAGATCGTCGCCGCGGCGGCGCACGGCAAGCTGCCGGCACTGGACACCGGCACCCTGCGCGGCGACCTCGCGCTGCTGTTCCAGGCGGTGGCGCACGCGCTGCGCCATCCGCTGGCGTCGCAGATCATCCCGGACCTGCTGGCCGAGGCGGCCCGCAACCCCACCATCGACGCGACCCTGCGTCAGGTGCTGCACGCCCGCCAACAGGAGATCGGCGGTCGCCTGGTCACCCGCGCCGTGCAGCGCGGTGAGCTGCCCGGCGACACCGACCTGGACGCGGCGATCGACCTCATCGTGGGCCCGCTCTACTGGCGGCTCGCCATCGCCCGCCTCCCGCTCACCGACAGCTACCTCGAAAGCCTGGTCGAATCCGTGGCTGCCGGACTCGGCGCGGACAGCGCCCTGCCCCGCCCTCGGGTCGCCCCGATCTCCGGTTGA
- a CDS encoding CDP-glycerol glycerophosphotransferase family protein, producing MFGTFSGRIGVAASAALLVLAYLVMLVAGAFGWVGLFAVAGLAAILGEFAAARWSPPSQVLLDKVGLHWSYRQLTRDLAAVLLVVAEVRLSGGELTLLLVLPAAVWVVSVFAGALSIMIERRNPLSAMVRNIELGPLNAAPQPPAWAAAVAGDRMPLLNLLLVPAAVAAAVQHHPTPFFVAAAVAVAATVVVGAILALTWLRGRGTGEGPLLPAVQRWLDSYQPEVALYFAGPAKDVYQANMWLAPTEALQQRAVVLLRSRDAFLELADTRLPVICVPTGVDFMNLELGSIRAALYSANVGANIHMLREPSTKHVFVGHGDSDKQASVNPYSKVYDEVWVAGLAGRERYARAGVGVLDQDIVEIGRPQLAGVHTFGAESVDRPFTVLYAPTWEGWLDDDPYHTSLVLMGERIVKGMLAANPRLRLIYKPHPLTGSRSRAARAAHDRIVAAIRAAGGNPNASSLDGTAHLVVTGRTPALFDCFNQTDLLISDVSSVVSDFVQSQRPYVVANPAGLSEDDFRREYPTARAAYLLSKDCGELEKIVAVTRAGDDPMTEARRELKTYLLGPADANPMDRFQEEIDRLCRR from the coding sequence TTGTTCGGCACGTTCTCAGGTCGCATCGGAGTGGCCGCCAGCGCCGCCCTGCTGGTGCTGGCCTACCTGGTCATGCTCGTCGCAGGTGCCTTCGGCTGGGTCGGCCTGTTCGCCGTCGCCGGGCTGGCAGCCATCCTCGGCGAGTTCGCCGCCGCCCGCTGGTCACCGCCGTCGCAAGTGCTGTTGGACAAGGTGGGCCTGCACTGGTCGTACCGGCAGTTGACCCGCGACCTCGCGGCCGTGTTGCTGGTCGTCGCGGAGGTGCGGCTCAGCGGCGGCGAACTGACCCTGCTGTTGGTGCTGCCAGCCGCGGTGTGGGTCGTGTCGGTCTTCGCCGGGGCGCTCTCCATCATGATCGAGCGTCGTAACCCGCTGTCCGCCATGGTGCGCAACATCGAGCTGGGCCCGCTGAACGCCGCACCCCAGCCGCCAGCCTGGGCGGCGGCGGTCGCCGGTGACCGGATGCCCCTGCTCAATCTGCTGCTGGTGCCGGCCGCCGTGGCCGCCGCGGTGCAGCATCACCCGACCCCGTTCTTCGTCGCCGCCGCGGTGGCGGTCGCGGCGACCGTTGTGGTGGGCGCCATCCTCGCGCTGACCTGGCTGCGCGGCCGGGGCACGGGCGAGGGCCCTCTGCTGCCCGCCGTCCAACGTTGGTTGGACAGCTACCAGCCCGAGGTGGCGCTCTACTTCGCCGGCCCGGCCAAGGACGTCTACCAGGCCAACATGTGGCTCGCCCCGACCGAGGCGCTCCAGCAGCGCGCGGTGGTGCTGCTGCGGAGCCGGGACGCGTTCCTGGAACTGGCCGACACCCGGTTGCCGGTGATCTGCGTACCGACCGGGGTCGACTTCATGAACCTCGAGCTCGGCAGCATCCGGGCGGCGCTCTACTCGGCGAACGTCGGCGCGAACATCCACATGCTCCGCGAGCCGAGCACCAAGCACGTCTTCGTGGGGCACGGCGACAGCGACAAGCAGGCCAGCGTCAACCCTTACAGCAAGGTGTACGACGAGGTCTGGGTCGCCGGGCTGGCCGGCCGGGAGCGTTACGCCCGGGCCGGTGTGGGGGTGCTCGACCAGGACATCGTCGAGATCGGTCGGCCGCAGCTCGCCGGGGTGCACACCTTCGGCGCCGAGTCGGTGGACCGGCCCTTCACCGTGCTCTACGCCCCCACCTGGGAGGGCTGGCTCGACGACGACCCGTACCACACCTCCCTGGTGCTGATGGGTGAGCGGATCGTCAAGGGAATGCTCGCCGCGAACCCCCGGCTGCGCCTGATCTACAAGCCCCACCCGCTCACCGGGTCGCGGTCCAGGGCGGCCAGGGCGGCACACGACCGGATCGTCGCGGCCATCCGCGCCGCCGGCGGCAACCCGAACGCGTCCTCCCTGGACGGCACCGCGCACCTGGTGGTCACCGGCCGTACGCCGGCGTTGTTCGACTGCTTCAACCAGACCGACCTGCTGATCAGCGACGTGTCCAGTGTGGTCTCGGACTTCGTGCAGAGCCAGCGCCCGTACGTGGTGGCCAACCCGGCCGGCCTGTCCGAGGACGACTTCCGCCGTGAGTACCCGACGGCTCGGGCGGCGTACCTGCTCTCCAAGGACTGCGGCGAGCTGGAGAAGATCGTGGCGGTGACCCGGGCCGGCGACGACCCGATGACCGAGGCCCGCCGGGAGTTGAAGACCTACCTGCTCGGTCCCGCCGACGCGAACCCGATGGACCGGTTCCAGGAGGAGATCGACCGGCTCTGCCGCCGCTGA